In Corynebacterium guangdongense, one DNA window encodes the following:
- a CDS encoding cytidylate kinase family protein: MPSHRVLTYSLGDVANNMSFMMTSMFLMVYMTDIVGLSAGVAGTIYGITKIWAGFADLIAGNVVDRTNTRWGRLRPYLLFGPAPLALVFIALFSTPAGLNPTMAIAWIFLFDALYQLAYSFINIPYGSLASAMTQDPVDRSKLSGSRSIAASLAAVALAYVVAPQFGDTAADGIRQQFMITCIILAVIAIVLYLVCFANSREVVPRASGRISFKQTFKMLGQNGPLKVLLLMAVLFLTSNFVFNAVALYYVRAITGNAAYFAALQLSQTVGTILVASFAPTITRHLGKRNGYLMGAVFAIAGYSMIFLIPGGSLTPALIAWFVVGLGVGGTNSMMFSMQADTVDYGEHVSGIRSEGGSYSILSFTRKIGQGIGGWLGGLVIGAFGYTAGVEVLEGSDVALGLRIAAGAVPAALALGAMLVAFFYRLDADTHAKVVDDLTQRRTQTSIAEAKGVDAELTLVGAAGVGDGRTTLMRKPGLPNPPIVTLFGQRGSGATDIGPLVAQRLGVPYIDQKFSSRELAQVDQTTLLSDSAFNRFLRSLSGAGGQGTELGAATEAASNHRMATQNTQDVLADVENGGVMLGRNGALVLGPVVGTLHVRLVAPMDRRIERVMYKTGMSASDAAEQCEIEDRLRSEMSLRLYKWDPNADEEYDLTINTASTTYEQVADLIVNMYHSKYPENVAPVRGESEDGNK; encoded by the coding sequence ATGCCCAGCCACCGGGTCCTGACGTATTCGCTCGGCGACGTCGCCAACAACATGTCCTTCATGATGACCTCCATGTTCCTCATGGTCTACATGACGGACATCGTCGGCCTCTCCGCCGGCGTGGCCGGTACCATCTACGGCATCACCAAGATCTGGGCCGGTTTCGCCGACCTGATCGCCGGCAACGTCGTCGACCGGACCAACACCAGGTGGGGCCGCCTGCGGCCCTATCTGCTGTTCGGTCCTGCGCCGCTGGCCCTCGTCTTCATCGCCCTGTTCTCCACCCCGGCGGGTCTGAATCCGACGATGGCCATCGCCTGGATCTTCCTCTTCGACGCGCTGTACCAGCTGGCCTACTCCTTCATCAACATCCCGTACGGTTCGCTGGCCTCGGCCATGACCCAGGATCCGGTGGACCGCTCCAAGCTCTCGGGCTCGCGCTCGATCGCCGCCTCCCTGGCCGCGGTCGCCCTGGCCTACGTCGTCGCCCCGCAGTTCGGTGACACCGCCGCCGACGGCATCCGCCAGCAGTTCATGATCACCTGCATCATCCTGGCGGTCATCGCCATCGTGCTCTACCTGGTCTGCTTCGCGAACTCCCGGGAGGTCGTCCCGCGCGCCAGCGGCCGAATCTCCTTCAAGCAGACCTTCAAGATGCTGGGCCAGAACGGCCCACTGAAGGTCCTCCTGCTGATGGCGGTTCTCTTCCTGACGTCCAACTTCGTGTTCAACGCGGTGGCCCTGTACTACGTGCGCGCGATCACCGGCAACGCCGCCTACTTCGCCGCCCTGCAGCTCTCGCAGACCGTCGGCACCATCCTGGTCGCCTCCTTCGCGCCGACGATCACCCGCCATCTGGGCAAGCGCAACGGCTACCTGATGGGCGCGGTGTTCGCGATCGCCGGTTATTCGATGATCTTCCTCATCCCCGGCGGCAGCCTGACTCCGGCGCTGATCGCCTGGTTCGTCGTCGGCCTCGGCGTCGGCGGCACGAACTCCATGATGTTCTCCATGCAGGCCGACACCGTCGACTACGGCGAGCACGTCTCCGGCATCCGCTCCGAGGGCGGCTCCTACTCCATCCTCTCCTTCACCCGGAAGATCGGCCAGGGCATCGGCGGTTGGCTGGGCGGCCTCGTCATCGGGGCCTTCGGCTACACCGCCGGGGTCGAGGTTCTCGAGGGTTCGGACGTCGCTCTGGGCCTGCGCATCGCCGCGGGCGCCGTCCCGGCGGCGCTGGCGCTCGGCGCCATGCTCGTCGCCTTCTTCTACCGTCTGGACGCCGACACCCACGCCAAGGTCGTCGACGACCTGACCCAGCGTCGAACCCAGACCTCCATCGCCGAGGCCAAGGGCGTCGACGCGGAGCTCACCCTGGTCGGCGCGGCCGGCGTCGGCGACGGGCGCACCACCCTGATGCGCAAGCCGGGGCTGCCCAACCCGCCGATCGTCACCCTCTTCGGTCAGCGCGGTTCCGGCGCCACAGACATCGGCCCGCTGGTGGCGCAGAGGCTGGGCGTGCCCTACATCGACCAGAAGTTCTCCTCCCGGGAGCTGGCCCAGGTCGACCAGACCACCCTGCTGTCCGACTCCGCCTTCAACCGCTTCCTGCGCAGCCTCTCCGGCGCCGGCGGCCAGGGCACCGAACTCGGGGCAGCCACGGAGGCCGCGTCCAACCACCGGATGGCCACCCAGAACACCCAGGACGTCCTCGCCGACGTCGAAAACGGCGGCGTCATGCTGGGCCGCAACGGCGCGCTCGTCCTCGGCCCGGTCGTGGGCACCCTGCACGTCCGGCTGGTCGCGCCCATGGACCGGCGGATCGAACGCGTCATGTACAAGACCGGCATGAGCGCGTCCGACGCCGCGGAGCAGTGCGAGATCGAGGATCGCCTCCGATCCGAAATGAGCCTGCGTCTGTACAAGTGGGATCCGAACGCGGATGAGGAGTACGACCTGACGATCAACACCGCCTCGACCACCTACGAGCAGGTCGCGGATCTCATTGTCAACATGTACCACTCCAAGTACCCGGAGAATGTCGCCCCCGTTCGTGGGGAGTCCGAGGACGGCAACAAGTAG
- a CDS encoding gluconokinase encodes MTTENKPLHVVVMGVSGSGKTTVGEMLAEQLGLPYYDGDDLHPQANIDKMAQGIPLTDEDRWPWLTLVGEWLAERPAGGVIGCSALKRSYRDAIRAASPGVSFVHVHGAKELLRERMEHRPGHFMPASLLDSQFATLEELDEDEVGQVFDVADTPDRIVEAAALWLKR; translated from the coding sequence ATGACCACCGAGAACAAACCCCTCCACGTCGTCGTGATGGGGGTCTCCGGCTCAGGCAAGACCACCGTCGGAGAGATGCTCGCCGAACAGCTGGGACTGCCCTACTACGACGGGGACGACCTCCACCCGCAGGCAAACATCGACAAGATGGCCCAGGGCATCCCGCTCACCGACGAGGACCGCTGGCCCTGGCTCACGCTCGTCGGCGAGTGGCTCGCCGAGCGTCCCGCGGGCGGCGTCATCGGCTGCAGCGCACTCAAGCGCTCCTACCGCGACGCCATCCGCGCCGCCTCCCCGGGAGTCTCCTTCGTCCACGTCCACGGCGCCAAGGAGCTGCTGCGCGAACGCATGGAGCACCGACCGGGCCACTTCATGCCGGCCAGCCTGCTCGACTCCCAGTTCGCCACCCTGGAGGAGCTCGACGAGGACGAGGTCGGCCAGGTCTTCGACGTGGCCGACACCCCGGACCGCATCGTCGAGGCGGCCGCCCTCTGGCTCAAGCGCTAG
- a CDS encoding isochorismatase family protein: MRALVIVDVQNDFTTGSLATRRGPEVAGTIGQYIGDDLAELNHYSTIVATQDWHVDPGAHFSEEPDFVDSWPRHCVAGTEGAEMHPALADAPIEAYFRKGEYEAAYSGFEGSADGVGLADWLRARGVTDLDVVGIATDHCVRATVRDALRAGFGVRVLTGMCAAVDNARGDAALLEMEKAGAELL; this comes from the coding sequence ATGCGTGCACTAGTCATCGTCGACGTTCAGAACGACTTCACCACCGGCTCACTGGCCACGCGGCGCGGCCCCGAGGTGGCGGGCACCATCGGCCAGTACATCGGCGATGACCTCGCCGAACTGAACCACTACTCCACCATCGTCGCCACCCAGGACTGGCACGTCGATCCGGGCGCGCACTTCTCCGAGGAACCCGACTTCGTGGACTCCTGGCCGCGCCACTGCGTCGCCGGCACCGAGGGGGCCGAGATGCACCCCGCGCTGGCCGACGCCCCCATCGAGGCCTACTTCCGCAAGGGCGAGTACGAGGCCGCCTACTCCGGTTTCGAGGGCAGCGCCGACGGGGTGGGACTGGCCGACTGGCTCCGTGCGCGCGGCGTCACCGACCTCGACGTGGTCGGCATCGCCACCGACCACTGCGTCCGCGCCACCGTCCGCGACGCCCTCCGGGCCGGCTTCGGCGTCCGCGTACTCACTGGCATGTGCGCCGCCGTGGACAACGCCCGCGGTGACGCCGCCCTCCTTGAGATGGAGAAGGCCGGGGCCGAGCTCCTCTGA
- a CDS encoding ArsR/SmtB family transcription factor, protein MHDALKYPVPDADHARIAADTFRLLADPTRVRILWALFQDESSVNALAELVEATPSTVSQHLAKLRLAGLVSGRREGTFVHYRATESHVRRLLAEALSHAEHLSGAVADASGHGYRVE, encoded by the coding sequence ATGCACGACGCGTTGAAGTACCCGGTTCCGGACGCCGACCACGCCCGCATCGCGGCCGACACTTTCCGCCTGCTCGCCGATCCGACCCGGGTCCGGATCCTCTGGGCGCTGTTCCAGGACGAGTCCAGCGTCAACGCACTCGCAGAGTTGGTGGAGGCGACGCCCTCTACGGTCAGCCAGCACCTGGCGAAGCTCAGGCTTGCCGGCCTGGTGAGCGGCCGGCGGGAGGGCACGTTCGTCCACTACCGGGCCACTGAGTCCCACGTGAGACGGCTGCTCGCGGAGGCGCTCTCCCACGCGGAGCACCTTTCCGGTGCGGTGGCGGATGCGTCCGGGCACGGGTACCGCGTGGAGTAG
- a CDS encoding cation diffusion facilitator family transporter yields the protein METSHRHDHGHDHGHDHHHDHDHSAGPLARLKHALIPHSHDHAAAVPDSGPDSSTATEIGIRAAWISLLGMGVTAALQIIIVALSGSVGLLADTVHNLGHLVTTIPLIIAFRLGRRAATRRYNHGFGRAEDVAGLFIGGVVAFSAALIIWESVAALSESREMTNLGWVMAAALIGAAGNEIVAIYRIRAGRRIGSAALIAEGQHARTDALTSLAVAVGVIGAWAGLPWLDPLVGLIIAAVILGVLVQTMRTVFQRLMDGVDPAVIDRTEHLAGEVPGVRSVASARARWSGHRLLLEVEVGVDPGLSVSEADAIAGRVRECLLRGIGHVGRATVGVVPATRGDGQEKGRRREFGGGRSLA from the coding sequence ATGGAGACCTCCCACCGCCACGACCATGGGCACGACCATGGGCACGACCATCACCACGACCACGATCACAGCGCTGGCCCGCTCGCCCGACTCAAACACGCACTCATCCCGCACAGCCACGACCACGCCGCCGCCGTCCCCGATTCCGGCCCCGATTCCAGCACAGCCACCGAGATCGGCATCCGGGCGGCCTGGATCAGTCTCCTGGGAATGGGCGTCACCGCCGCCCTGCAGATCATCATCGTCGCGCTCAGCGGCTCGGTCGGGCTCCTGGCGGACACCGTGCACAATCTCGGCCACCTGGTGACCACGATCCCGCTGATCATCGCCTTCCGGCTCGGGCGTCGGGCGGCCACCCGCCGCTACAACCACGGCTTCGGCCGCGCCGAGGACGTCGCCGGCCTGTTCATCGGCGGTGTGGTCGCCTTTTCCGCGGCGCTCATCATCTGGGAGTCCGTCGCCGCCCTCTCCGAGAGCCGGGAAATGACTAACCTGGGCTGGGTCATGGCGGCCGCGCTCATCGGCGCCGCCGGCAACGAGATCGTGGCGATCTACCGCATCCGCGCCGGCAGGAGAATCGGCTCCGCGGCTCTGATCGCTGAAGGCCAGCACGCCCGGACCGACGCGTTGACCTCGCTGGCGGTCGCCGTCGGCGTGATCGGCGCCTGGGCGGGACTGCCCTGGTTGGACCCGCTGGTGGGGCTGATCATCGCCGCGGTCATCCTGGGTGTTCTCGTGCAGACCATGCGCACCGTCTTCCAGCGCCTCATGGACGGCGTGGACCCGGCGGTGATCGACCGGACCGAGCACCTGGCCGGGGAGGTCCCCGGCGTACGCTCGGTGGCGTCGGCCCGGGCCCGCTGGAGCGGACACCGGCTGCTGCTCGAGGTGGAGGTCGGCGTCGATCCCGGGCTGAGCGTCTCCGAAGCCGACGCCATCGCGGGTCGCGTGAGGGAGTGCCTGCTCAGGGGCATCGGCCACGTGGGGCGCGCCACGGTTGGGGTGGTTCCCGCGACACGCGGCGACGGGCAGGAAAAAGGCCGCCGCCGTGAGTTCGGGGGCGGCCGGTCACTTGCCTGA
- a CDS encoding DUF3618 domain-containing protein: protein MARNIDDIQRDIERTRAQLAGTLDELAHRTKPATLVEDAKTGVSNKLQDPTVQKVIAGVAAAVIGVVGLTVARNRRKANDIKEIQKLLAERSWA, encoded by the coding sequence GTGGCACGTAACATCGACGACATCCAGCGCGACATCGAGCGTACCCGCGCGCAGCTGGCCGGCACTCTGGACGAGCTGGCCCACCGCACCAAGCCGGCCACGCTGGTCGAGGATGCCAAGACCGGTGTCTCCAACAAGCTCCAGGATCCGACGGTCCAGAAGGTCATCGCCGGCGTCGCTGCCGCGGTCATCGGCGTCGTGGGGCTGACGGTGGCCCGCAACCGACGCAAGGCCAACGACATCAAGGAGATCCAGAAGCTGCTGGCGGAGCGTTCCTGGGCCTGA